The sequence ATGACAGCACAAAGCTCATTTGGTTTGGCACTTGGCAGGCTTATGGCAGTTAGTGAGAACTATCCAGAGCTAAAAGCAAATCAAAATTTCTTATCTCTTCAGAGTCAGCTTGAAGGTACGCAAAACCGCATAAGCGTGGCAATGCATGATTATATCGAAGCTGTAAAAGAGTATAACGTAGCCCTTAGAAGCTTTCCAAATAAATTTATAGCAAGTGCTTTTTATCCTGAGCTAAAGCCAAAACAAAATCTTGAAATAAGTAACGAAGAGAAGATAAATCCAAAAATTTCATTTGAGAAATGATGAAGAAAATTTTTGCTCTTTTATTTTTTACATTTTGCTTTTGTTTTGCCATAAATTTTAACGAGCAGATAAATGACGAGGCTCAAATTTTCTCTAAAAATGAGAAGGCTGAGCTTTTAAGCTTGGTGCAAAATTATGAGCAAAATAGCACGACACAAATTGCTATCGTGACACTTAAATCACTAGAAAATAAAAGTATAGAAGAGATCTCTCTTGAAATAGCTAGGGGCTACAAACTGGGACAAAAACAAAGCAGCAATGGAGTGCTTTTAATAATCGCTCCAAACGAGAGAAAAGTACGTATAGAGGTTGGTTATGGACTTGAAAGCGTACTAACCGACGCTATATCAAGCCAGATCATAAATGATGTGATAGTGCCTAAATTTAAGCAAGGCGATATGGGCGGTGGCGTGATAGATGGCATAAGAGTCATCATAAAAGTAGCTAGTGGCGAAGAATTTGAAAGCGAGAGTGATGATGAAGAGATACCATTTGGAATAGTTGCCTTTTTTGCTGGCATGATCTCGTGCTTTATCTCTGGCTTTTTAGGTAAATTTTTTATGAGGGTTGGCTTTAGTGCGTGTTTTGCAGGGCTTGCATCTACGGTATTTGAGAAATTTTTTGGCGTGCAAAATTACTTCATTGTCTTTGCCATTGTGTTTGTAATATTTTTTATTATTTTAAAAAATGCCTTTAAAAAAAATACTCAAAGCAAAAATACATATAGTGGCTTCAGACGAGATAGATCAGACTCAAATGGTAGTGGCAGTGGCCATTCAAGCAGTTCAAGAAGTGGTGGCTTTAGTGGCGGCGGAGGCGGTTTTGGCGGAGGCGGAGCGAGTGGCAGCTGGTAAAATTTCATCAAAAATTAGCTTGTAAAGCTTAAATCCTTTAAAATATATAAAAACTTAGGAGCAAAGATGCTAGCTGGCGAGCTGCTTAAAAGCCATTTTGCTAAATTTGATCTGGTGGCGGTGCTTAGTAAATTTTTAGAGCAAAGTCATTTTGATAAAGAAAAATTTGATCTGCTTAAACAAAATAACTTTAAAATTCTAGATAAAAATATAAAGCAAGAGATAGTTGGTACTACTGGTTTTAAAGAGTTTTTTGACGAGAAATTTCAGAGCTTTTTATGCGAGCTTATGCAAAGTAAAGTTTTAATTGTTTCTAGCAAAGAGTATAAATTTAGCGAGCTTGAAATTTATACTTGTTTTGACTCAAATACCTACAAAAGGCAGTGTGAAGCCGGAGAGATTTACTTTCATAACTTTGGCTTTGACATATCTTTTAAAAGCGAGCCATCGCTTTATGGTGGCATTTTAGTAAGAAGCCTAAAGCCCTTAAACGGGCAAAATTTTATCTTTGGGCCAAGAAAATGTGCCTTGCATATCTTAAATAGCAAAATTAGTAATTTAAGCTTTGATTTAAAAGAGGCTGATTTTAGAAAAGATGAGATTACTTTTACGTCACGTATTAGATCATTTGGCGATGAAAATCAGCAAAAAAATGATTGCCTTAGAGCATTTACTGCTGAGTTTGAAAAGGCTTTAGAGTTTGATGAAAATTATAAAAAGAGATTAAATGCCTATAAAAAGGGGTGAAATTCATCTTTTTATCAGCTTTTGCGGTGAGAAATTTAGCCCAAAAATGCTAGATAAAAAAGATCGCAAAAGAGTAAAAAAATACCCAAATTTAATAAAACAAAACTCATTTAAAATATCTCGCTACTTAAAATTTAAAGCAAAGATGCGAGGTAAAATCTGTCTTTCTCATAAAGAAAATATCGCAGTTTTAGCCATTTCAAAAGAAAAGATCGGGGTCGATGTAGAAGAGCTAAAGCAGAGAAATTTTGACGCAGTAGCTAGCTTTTGCTTTACAAAAGATGAGAGCAAAATTTTGGCAAATGCAAAAGATAAAACTCAAAAATTTTATGAAATTTATACTGCAAAAGAGGCGATTTTAAAGCTTAAAAATTTATCGTTTAGCGATCTTGGTACTACCAGCTACGATGAAATGGCAAAAAAATACTTAATTATTAATAATTCATTTATTATTTGCCTTGCATTTAAGCAATGCAAAGATATAATTATTAAACTTTTGTAATTTTTAACATTAAAAGGTAAAGATTGTTTATAAAAAAAATAGTCATGATCCTTGCTATTTCGCTTTTTGCTCTTGGATGTGCAAAGAAATTTGATACACCGCAGATAGCAGATTTTGACTTGAAAACATTTAAGGTAAGCTCATCAAAGGGACTGCTTTTGCTTTACGTGCAAAATAGCAAGAATGAGTATAAATTTAGCCTTGTAAACGCACTTGGCGCGCCAGAAGCTAGGCGAATTTTAAAAGAAGGTAGCTTTAAAAATTTAGGTTTTTTACCACCAAATAGTGCCTATAATGAACTTTTTATAAAAGTGCTAGAGATGATAAAAGATGAAAAAAAAGAGCAAAAATTTATGATAGATGATCAATATTATGAGGTAGAAAGTGTTGATCTACGTTAGCAAACCAGCCATTATCAGTGCCGCAGGGAGCAGCAGTGATGAGAATTTAAGCTCGCTTTTAAGTGGAAAGAGATTTCTAGGCCTTAGCAGTGAGTTTCATCCTGAGAATAAATTTTTAGTAGCGAAATTTGATAAGACGCTGCCAGAGTTTGCCAAGAAGACAAAAGAACACTTTAAAACAAGAACCAATGCTTTGCTTCTAAACACGCTTATTGAGCTTGACGATGAGATCAAGAGGGCTATCAAAAAATTTGGTAAGAGCCGTGTAGGTGTTATTTTAGGCACTACAACGAGTGGAATTGAAGAAAATTTTTGGACCTTTAAAGAGTATATAAAAACTGAAATTTTTGATAAAAGCAAGTTTGGCATAGATAGAAACTGTCTTGCAAATGTGACTGAATTTGTGAGCGAATTTTATGGATTAGAAGGTCCAAGTTTTTGTGTTTCAACTGCCTGTACTTCTGGTGTTAAGGCGATTATTGAGGCACAAAGACTAATAAAAAGCGATATTTGCGATGCGGTTATATGCGGCGGCGTCGATAGTTTAAACACCTTAACCATAAATGGCTTTAACTCACTTAGCATTTTAAGTCAAAAACCAAGCGAACCCTTTTCTAAAAATAGAGAGGGCATAAACATAGGCGAGGGAGCTGGGTTATTTTTGCTGAGCCGTGATGAAATTTCAAACGTCGTGGTCGCTGGCTCGGCCTCAAACTGCGACGCTTTTCATATGACGCAGCCTGATTTTAGTGCCAAAATGGCAATTTGTTGTATAGAAGAAGCTTTAAAAAAAGCTGACATGAGAGGCGTAGACTATGTAAATTTGCATGGCACTGGCACGCAAGCAAATGACAAAATGGAGGCAAAAGCTGTAAATTTAACGCTTGGCTTTGCATATGCTAGCTCGTTAAAGCCACAGATCGGTCATACGCTAGGAGCCGCTGGAGCAATAGAAAGCGCCATTTGCGCCATACTTTGCATGCAAGAAAATAGCACCTTGCCGCCACACGTTTATGACGGCGAGTATGATGAGAGTTTGGAGGCTATAAATTTAGTAAAAAGTGGCACGAAATTTGACGTAAAAACAGCGATGTCACTATCTTTTGCATTTGGCGGAGATAACGCCGCGATAATATTTAAAAGAGTGAGATGATGATAAGTGATTATTTACCGCACAGTAGCGCCATAACCCTGATCGATGAAATTTTAGAATTTACCCCTTGTGAGAGCATAAAAGTAAGAAGCGTGATAAATGAGCAAACTCCATTTTTGGAAGATGGGAAATTTTACATGCAAAAGGCGATTGAGATGATGGCTCAAAGCCTTGGAATTTATGACTCAAAGATGCGTGAACTAAGGGGCGAGAAGGCGATATTTGGCTTTTTGCTTGGCAGTAGAAAATTTGAAATTTTTAGGCCGTATTTTAAATTGGGCGATGAGATAGTGATCGTCTCAAAGTGCTCGATCCAAGATGAGAGTGGATTTGGCGTTTATGACAGTGAGCTTTTTGTAAACGGCAAGCTTGGCGCAAGGGCGGTTTTAAATGTGATGAGCCCTGATGAAGAATTTGTAAAAAAGGCACTTAGTGAGTAAGAGAGTATTGATAACCGGATCAAGTAGAGGCATAGGAGCTAGCATAGCTAGGCGCCTTGCTAACGAGTACGAAGTGGTACTTCACGCAAGAAGTAAGAGTGATGAGCTTTTAAAGATAGCTAGTGAGCTTGGGGCTAAATTTTTGACATTTGACGTTGCTGACACTGCTGCGGCTAAAGAGGCCATAGAAGCTGACATGGAGGCAAATGGCGTTTATTACGGCGTTATTTTAAACGCTGGCATAACAAGGGATAATACCTTTGTGGGGTTAAGCGACGAAGAGTGGTTTGACGTGATAGATGTAAATTTAAATGGCTTTTACAACGTCCTAAGACCAGCGCTAATGCCCATGATAAGGGCTAGAAAGCCAGCTAGGATAGTAACACTAAGCTCTGTTTCAGGGGTTATTGGCAACAGAGGTCAGGTGAATTACTCAGCTAGCAAAGCTGGCATCATAGGAGCTAGCAAAGCCCTTGCAGTAGAGTTTGCAAGTAGAGGCATAACAGTAAACTGCGTAGCTCCAGGGCTTATAAAGACAGATATGAGCGAAGAAATTTTAAATAGCGACTTTTTAGATGAGGTACTAAAGGTCATACCTGCAAAAAGAGCTGGCGAAGCAGATGAGGTGGCAGGACTTGTTAAATTTTTACTAAGCGACGAGGCTAGCTACATCACAAGGCAAGTGATCGGCGTAAATGGAGGACTTTGCTAATGCGTGTATTTGTCACAGGTATCGGCGCAGTCAGTGCTTTTGGCAACAGCTGGGAGGAGATTAGGGCTAAATTTCTTGAAGGTAAAAACGCTGTTAGATACATGAGCGAGTGGGAGAGCTGCAAAGATCTAAACACGCGCCTAGCCGCACCTATCATAGACTACAAATATCCACAAGAGTGGGATAGAAAACAGCTAAGAAGCCTTGGTAAGGTCTCGTGTTATAGCGTGCACGCAGCTGGACTTGCCTTAAAAGATGCTGGATTATTAAAAGGTGATGAGTTAAATGAGTCAAATTTAGACCCAAGCGTGCAAGATGGTAGAATGGGTGTAGCAAGCGGCTCAAGTACTGGTAGTACAGACTCCATTCTTGATATGGCAAAGCTAGTTTTGGACATGGATAGTGGCTTTAATGCAAATACCTACATAAAAATGATGCCTCATACCACGGCAGCAAATATCGCGCTATTTTACTCGCTAAAAGGGCGCATCATCCCTACATCTTCGGCATGCACAAGCGGTTCGCACGCCATTGGCTACGCATACGAGAGCATAAAAAATGGCAGCATAGATATGATGCTAGCTGGAGGGGCTGAAGAGCTTTGCGTGAGCGAGGCATACGTCTTTGACAAGCTTTACGCGACTAGTGTAAAAAACAGCACGCCAAATTTGAGTCCAACACCGTTTGAAAAAGATAGAGATGGCTTGGTGCTTGGCGAGGGAGCTGGATTTTTGGTACTTGAAAGTGAAGAGAGTGCATTAAAAAGAGGAGCTAAAATTTACGCTGAGGTCGTTGGCTTTGGCTCGACGTGTGACGGCACGCACATCACAAGACCACAAAGCGCTACGATGAAAGCGGCGAT comes from Campylobacter concisus and encodes:
- a CDS encoding LemA family protein, whose amino-acid sequence is MKNLISVIVVIAALAFGAFKYINSFVALDENVNAKWSQVLNQYKRRAELVPNLVETVKGYAAHEQKIFEDVANARSKSMQVSVDASGLSDEAKMKEFMTAQSSFGLALGRLMAVSENYPELKANQNFLSLQSQLEGTQNRISVAMHDYIEAVKEYNVALRSFPNKFIASAFYPELKPKQNLEISNEEKINPKISFEK
- a CDS encoding thioester dehydrase, with amino-acid sequence MMISDYLPHSSAITLIDEILEFTPCESIKVRSVINEQTPFLEDGKFYMQKAIEMMAQSLGIYDSKMRELRGEKAIFGFLLGSRKFEIFRPYFKLGDEIVIVSKCSIQDESGFGVYDSELFVNGKLGARAVLNVMSPDEEFVKKALSE
- a CDS encoding TPM domain-containing protein, whose protein sequence is MKKIFALLFFTFCFCFAINFNEQINDEAQIFSKNEKAELLSLVQNYEQNSTTQIAIVTLKSLENKSIEEISLEIARGYKLGQKQSSNGVLLIIAPNERKVRIEVGYGLESVLTDAISSQIINDVIVPKFKQGDMGGGVIDGIRVIIKVASGEEFESESDDEEIPFGIVAFFAGMISCFISGFLGKFFMRVGFSACFAGLASTVFEKFFGVQNYFIVFAIVFVIFFIILKNAFKKNTQSKNTYSGFRRDRSDSNGSGSGHSSSSRSGGFSGGGGGFGGGGASGSW
- a CDS encoding 4'-phosphopantetheinyl transferase family protein; its protein translation is MPIKRGEIHLFISFCGEKFSPKMLDKKDRKRVKKYPNLIKQNSFKISRYLKFKAKMRGKICLSHKENIAVLAISKEKIGVDVEELKQRNFDAVASFCFTKDESKILANAKDKTQKFYEIYTAKEAILKLKNLSFSDLGTTSYDEMAKKYLIINNSFIICLAFKQCKDIIIKLL
- a CDS encoding sulfate ABC transporter ATP-binding protein produces the protein MLAGELLKSHFAKFDLVAVLSKFLEQSHFDKEKFDLLKQNNFKILDKNIKQEIVGTTGFKEFFDEKFQSFLCELMQSKVLIVSSKEYKFSELEIYTCFDSNTYKRQCEAGEIYFHNFGFDISFKSEPSLYGGILVRSLKPLNGQNFIFGPRKCALHILNSKISNLSFDLKEADFRKDEITFTSRIRSFGDENQQKNDCLRAFTAEFEKALEFDENYKKRLNAYKKG
- the fabG gene encoding 3-oxoacyl-ACP reductase FabG encodes the protein MSKRVLITGSSRGIGASIARRLANEYEVVLHARSKSDELLKIASELGAKFLTFDVADTAAAKEAIEADMEANGVYYGVILNAGITRDNTFVGLSDEEWFDVIDVNLNGFYNVLRPALMPMIRARKPARIVTLSSVSGVIGNRGQVNYSASKAGIIGASKALAVEFASRGITVNCVAPGLIKTDMSEEILNSDFLDEVLKVIPAKRAGEADEVAGLVKFLLSDEASYITRQVIGVNGGLC
- a CDS encoding beta-ketoacyl-ACP synthase, coding for MRVFVTGIGAVSAFGNSWEEIRAKFLEGKNAVRYMSEWESCKDLNTRLAAPIIDYKYPQEWDRKQLRSLGKVSCYSVHAAGLALKDAGLLKGDELNESNLDPSVQDGRMGVASGSSTGSTDSILDMAKLVLDMDSGFNANTYIKMMPHTTAANIALFYSLKGRIIPTSSACTSGSHAIGYAYESIKNGSIDMMLAGGAEELCVSEAYVFDKLYATSVKNSTPNLSPTPFEKDRDGLVLGEGAGFLVLESEESALKRGAKIYAEVVGFGSTCDGTHITRPQSATMKAAMSLALIDANLEPKSIGYVNAHATATKHGDIAESIATNELFGEDIAISSLKSYLGHTLGACGGLEAIASIMMMREELFFPNINLNVIDPECAKLNYLKEPTPIKTDFVMSNNFAFGGVNTSLIFKRAKNIF
- a CDS encoding beta-ketoacyl synthase N-terminal-like domain-containing protein, coding for MLIYVSKPAIISAAGSSSDENLSSLLSGKRFLGLSSEFHPENKFLVAKFDKTLPEFAKKTKEHFKTRTNALLLNTLIELDDEIKRAIKKFGKSRVGVILGTTTSGIEENFWTFKEYIKTEIFDKSKFGIDRNCLANVTEFVSEFYGLEGPSFCVSTACTSGVKAIIEAQRLIKSDICDAVICGGVDSLNTLTINGFNSLSILSQKPSEPFSKNREGINIGEGAGLFLLSRDEISNVVVAGSASNCDAFHMTQPDFSAKMAICCIEEALKKADMRGVDYVNLHGTGTQANDKMEAKAVNLTLGFAYASSLKPQIGHTLGAAGAIESAICAILCMQENSTLPPHVYDGEYDESLEAINLVKSGTKFDVKTAMSLSFAFGGDNAAIIFKRVR